The Leifsonia sp. ZF2019 DNA segment TCGTGGAGGACGGCGACACGATCAGCATCGACGTGCACACCCGCGCACTGCGCCTCGACGTGCCGGACGCCGTGCTCGACGCCCGTCGCGAGGCGCTGGAGGCCGGCCGCGGCTATCGCCCGCTCGACCGCGACCGCCCCGTGTCGGCGGCGCTCCGCGCGTACGCCGCGATGGCGCTCTCCGCCGACAAGGGCGCGGCACGGGACGTCGACCAGCTCGAGGAGCGCATTCGTACTTTCGGGTGATTCGACGGCGGCGGGGAGCGGCCAGGCTGGACGGATGACTCCCCGCCTGCTCTACCGCATCCTCGCCGTCGCCGAGGCGATCACCTGGACCCTCCTCCTCGCCGGGATGCTGCTGAAGTACGCCGTCGGGGTCGGCGATTGGCCCGTCGCGGTGGCCGGCCCGATCCACGGCTTCGTGTTCATCGCCTACGCGATCACCGCCGCACTCATCGGCGTCAACCAGCGCTGGCGGCCGGGCCTCATCGTGCTCGCGGTCGCGACCGCCGTCATCCCGTACGCCACCATCCCGTTCGACCTCTGGGCCGACCGCACCGGTCGGCTCGACGGCGCCTGGCGCACGACGCCGACCGAGGACCCGCGCGACCACACCTGGTTCGGGCGGCTCTTCCGCTGGATGCTGACCCACGTCGCCGTGCTGGCCACCTCCCTCGCGGTCCTCGCCGTCGCCATCATGGCGGCCCTGCTCGTGATCGGACCTCCGAAGCTGTCCTGAATCGGGTCCCCGGGCTCCCATCCGACGTGACACGACGTTCCGCGCGACCGTTCACGGCCCGCGAGGGCGTGTCCTGACGTCTCGATCCTGCCGACTCCTCGCGTCGACCGGCCCCGGTAGACTGGTCTCCATCCCCCGCTTCCGCCTGCAGCCTGGAGTGCCCGCGTGACCGAGACCACCGCCCAGCACGTCGTCGACACCGTCGCGAACGCGATCGAGACTCCCGAGAAGGAGCAGCCGTTCGCGGCCCTCGGCCTCAAGGAGGACGAGTACGCCACGATCCGCGAGATCCTCGGCCGCCGCCCCACCAGCGGCGAGCTGGCGATGTACTCGGTGATGTGGTCGGAGCACTGCTCCTACAAGTCGTCGAAGATCTACCTGCGCCAGTTCGGCCAGAAGGTCTCCCCCGCCATGAAGAAGAACCTCATGGTCGGCATGGGCGAGAACGCCGGCGTGGTCGACGTGGGCGAGGGCTGGGCGGTCACCTTCAAGGTGGAGTCGCACAACCACCCCTCCTACATCGAGCCGTTCCAGGGCGCCGCGACCGGCGTCGGCGGCATCGTGCGCGACATCATCTCGATGGGCGCGCGCCCGGTCGCCGTGATGGACCAGCTGCGCTTCGGCGCGATCGACGAGGCGGACACCGCCCGCGTGGTGCACGGCGTCGTCTCCGGCATCTCGTTCTACGGCAACTGCCTCGGCCTGCCGAACATCGGCGGCGAGACCTACTTCGACCCGATCTACCAGGGCAACCCGTTGGTCAACGCGCTCTCGGTCGGCGTGCTGCGCCACGAGGACCTCCACCTCGCCAACGCGTCCGGCGCCGGCAATAAAGTCGTGCTCTTCGGCGCCCGCACCGGCGGCGACGGGATCGGCGGCGCCAGCATCCTCGCGTCCGACACGTTCTCCGCGGGGGGTCCGACCAAGCGGCCGGCCGTGCAGGTCGGCGACCCGTTCGCCGAGAAGGTGCTCATCGAGTGCTGCCTGGAGCTGTTCCGCGACAAGCTCGTCGAGGGCATCCAGGACCTCGGTGCGGCCGGCATCTCCTGTGCGACCAGCGAGCTCGCCTCCAACGGCGACGGCGGCATGTACGTCGAGCTCGACAAGGTCCTGCTGCGCGACCCGTCGCTCACCGCCGAGGAGATCCTCATGTCGGAGAGCCAGGAGCGCATGATGGCGGTCGTCAAGCCCGAGCTGCTCGACGCCTTCCTCGCCGTCACCGCCAAGTGGGATGTCGAGACCAGCGTGCTGGGCGAGGTCACCGAGACCGGCCGCCTGGTCATCAACTGGAAGGGCGAGGAGATCGTCAACGTCGACCCGCGCACCGTCGCCGTCGACGGCCCGGTCTACGAGCGCCCCGTCGCCTACCCGGCCTGGATCGACGCACTGCAGGCCGACTCGGCCTCCCGCCTCCCGCGCCCGCAGGACGGCGACGCCCTCCGTGAGCAGTTGCTGGCGCTGCTCGGCTCCGCCAACCTGGCCGACAAGGGCTGGATCACCGACCAGTACGACTACTTCGTCGGCGGCAACACCGCGCTCGCCTTCCCCGACGACGCCGGTATGGTCCGCGTCGACGAGGAGAGCGGCCTCGGCTTCGCCATCGCGACCGACGCGAACGGCCGCTACTGCCAGCTCGACCCGAAGGAGGGCGCCAAGCTCGCCCTCGCCGAGGCCTACCGCAACGTCGCCGCGTCCGGCGCCGTGCCCGCCGCGGTCACCGACTGCCTCAACTTCGGCAGCCCGGAGAACCCGGAGGTCATGTGGCAGTTCTCGCAGGCCGTCGAGGGCCTGTCCGACGCCTGCCTCGAGCTCGAGATCCCGGTCACCGGCGGCAACGTCTCCTTCTACAACCAGACCGGCGACGTCCCCATCTTCCCGACCCCGGTCGTCGGCGTCCTCGGCGTGATCGACGACGTCGCGCGCCGCATCCCCGCCGGCTGGCAGGACGAGGGCGAGAACATCTACCTGCTGGGCATCACCCGCGAGGAGCTCGACGGCTCGGCCTGGGCCGGCACCGTGCACGGCCACCTCGGCGGACGCCCGCCCGCGGTCGACCTCGCCGCCGAGCGCACGCTCGCCGAGACGCTGCACGCCGCGTCGGTGGAGGGGCTCGTCTCCTCCGCACACGACCTCGCCGACGGCGGCCTCGCGCAGGCCCTCGCCGAGAGCGTCATGCGCTTCGGCGTCGGCGCCCGCGTCTGGCTGGGCGAGATCGCCGAGCGCGATGGCGTGGATGCGGCGACCGCGCTGTTCAGCGAGTCCACCGCGCGCGTGATCGTCTCCGTGCCGCGCGAGGACGACGTGAAGTTCCGCGGGCTCTGCGAGGGCCGCGGCGTTCCGCTCCTGCGCATCGGCGTCACGGATGCCGAGGTGGGCACTCAGCCCGTGCTCGAGGTGCAGGACCAGTTCACGATCGGCCTGGAGGAGCTGCGCGCGACGCACCGCTCCACCCTCCCCGAGCGTTTCGGCCCGGTCGTCGCCTGACGTCCCACGGCCTCTGAACAGCGGGGTCGCACTCTGTCGTTCCGGGAGGCCCGGAACGACAGAGTGCGACCCCGCTGTCGCGTGCGGATGGCGCTCGTCGGACGCCCGGCCGCGACACGGGCGGTCACACGATTCCGTGACGGTGCGACCGGCTGCCAGGCTGGGAGCACCATGACCCAGCACAGCATCGATCGTCTCTCCGGCCGCTCCGTCGTCCTCGTCGGAGGCGGCTCCGGCATCGGGCTCGCCGTCGCGCGCCAGGCCGTCGCCGCCGGTGCCCGCGTGCACCTGGGAGGCCGCACCGAGGAGACTCTGCGGCGGGCCGCCGCCCAGCTGGGCGGGGCTGCTACCTGGGGCGTGGTCGACACCTCCGACGACGACTCCGTCGGCCGCTTCTTCGAGCCGGTGGAGACCGTGGACGCGCTGCTGACGACCGCCGCGAGCTACACAACCGGTCCCTTCACGACCTCCACCCTCGCCGAGGCGCGCAGCCCGTTCGAGTCCAAGTTCTGGGGCCAGTACCGGGTCGTCCACGCCGCCCTCCCACTCCTGACCCCCGACGCGTCCGTCGTGCTCATGTCGGGCGCGGCGAGCGTGCGCCCCGCCGGACCGGCCGCCGCCTACGTCG contains these protein-coding regions:
- a CDS encoding DUF3817 domain-containing protein, with protein sequence MTPRLLYRILAVAEAITWTLLLAGMLLKYAVGVGDWPVAVAGPIHGFVFIAYAITAALIGVNQRWRPGLIVLAVATAVIPYATIPFDLWADRTGRLDGAWRTTPTEDPRDHTWFGRLFRWMLTHVAVLATSLAVLAVAIMAALLVIGPPKLS
- the purL gene encoding phosphoribosylformylglycinamidine synthase subunit PurL; translation: MTETTAQHVVDTVANAIETPEKEQPFAALGLKEDEYATIREILGRRPTSGELAMYSVMWSEHCSYKSSKIYLRQFGQKVSPAMKKNLMVGMGENAGVVDVGEGWAVTFKVESHNHPSYIEPFQGAATGVGGIVRDIISMGARPVAVMDQLRFGAIDEADTARVVHGVVSGISFYGNCLGLPNIGGETYFDPIYQGNPLVNALSVGVLRHEDLHLANASGAGNKVVLFGARTGGDGIGGASILASDTFSAGGPTKRPAVQVGDPFAEKVLIECCLELFRDKLVEGIQDLGAAGISCATSELASNGDGGMYVELDKVLLRDPSLTAEEILMSESQERMMAVVKPELLDAFLAVTAKWDVETSVLGEVTETGRLVINWKGEEIVNVDPRTVAVDGPVYERPVAYPAWIDALQADSASRLPRPQDGDALREQLLALLGSANLADKGWITDQYDYFVGGNTALAFPDDAGMVRVDEESGLGFAIATDANGRYCQLDPKEGAKLALAEAYRNVAASGAVPAAVTDCLNFGSPENPEVMWQFSQAVEGLSDACLELEIPVTGGNVSFYNQTGDVPIFPTPVVGVLGVIDDVARRIPAGWQDEGENIYLLGITREELDGSAWAGTVHGHLGGRPPAVDLAAERTLAETLHAASVEGLVSSAHDLADGGLAQALAESVMRFGVGARVWLGEIAERDGVDAATALFSESTARVIVSVPREDDVKFRGLCEGRGVPLLRIGVTDAEVGTQPVLEVQDQFTIGLEELRATHRSTLPERFGPVVA
- a CDS encoding SDR family oxidoreductase → MTQHSIDRLSGRSVVLVGGGSGIGLAVARQAVAAGARVHLGGRTEETLRRAAAQLGGAATWGVVDTSDDDSVGRFFEPVETVDALLTTAASYTTGPFTTSTLAEARSPFESKFWGQYRVVHAALPLLTPDASVVLMSGAASVRPAGPAAAYVAANAAVEGLARGLAVELAPVRVNAIAPGTIDGNLWAQRSAEVREAAFHGFSATTLLGRPGTEDEIADAVVHLFTNTYTTGSTLYVDGGYALR